The DNA region GTATTTAAACAATTCCCAACCCGGAATTTCTTCACACTTATTAATTAGTTTTATTAATTTTTTATTTCTAATTGATACAGAATGTTCTTTACCTCTTTTTCCTATAAATTGAAATTGTATTTTATCCTTAAACGTATTAACATGTCTTGATCTAAGTGTTGTTAAACCGTATGTTTTGTTTTTATTCGCATATTGTTTATTACCAATTCTAATATGCGTTTCTTCCATTAATTTTACAATTAATGCTAATACTTTGGTCTTAGTCCAATGTGATTGATCTAAATCTTGATCTACTTTTTTTCTAATTTTTGGTAAATGCTTAGCAAACAAAACCATTTTATAAAATTTGGTTTGGTTTCTTATGACATTCCACTTTTGGTGATACTTGTACTGTTTACGTTGTTTAACATCTCTGCCAACAGCTTGTAAATGTCCATTAGCCAGTTTAGATATTTTTACATTTTGCCAAGCTGGAGGAATAACTAATTGTTGTATTCGTTTTAAATCTTCTTCTGTATTTATTATTTTATTTTGAAGCTTGAAAACAAAGGAACTTTTAACTTTCTCTCTTGTAATTTTTAAGTGTGAAGGATTGGTATAAACCAAATCAAATTCTTCTATAACCTTTTCTGGTTCTAAAAGAATTTGATTGTAAATGGTTGTATTTAAAGCTTTAGTTTTCACTTATAGATTTTCGCTCATGTGAGTTTTATACTGCGTAGCTAATTCTTCTTTTTGCTTTTGTGTAAAAACCTTTCCGGCTAATTGAAAAAAAGTATGTTCTTCATCTTCTAAATGATGTTCTACTTTTTCTTTTAAATCTTTAGCATACTTTAACCAAGCTGAAGAATCGTAATCTGTACTATCCAATTTTTCTATAATCTCATCAATTTCATGATGCTCTGCAATACCATGTCTTGCTTTTTCCTGCATCATATCGTTACTTATTAATGGTTTATAAAAATGACGCTCTTCGGCATCTGCATGAACTTCCAATTCTTTTTTTAACTTCTTGTAAATATTATCTCTTAATTTGGTGTCTCCAGAGGTATTTACTAGTTGGTCCAATAAATCGCGTTGCGTATCATGGTCTTTTCTAATGGATTCAAAAATATTCATATTGATTAATAGTTTTGGTTATTTAATAATTTTTCTAACTAACATCATTACGCCAAATTTTGAAAATAGTTTAAGTCCTGTTTGCATCCATTGATAAGGTTGTAAAGATTCTTTAAAATCGCCTTTTAAAGTTTTAAGTTCTTCCCAAGCTATTTCTTTTTCAAGCTGCAAGCGTCTAAGATCTTGTTTTATCTGCTGTTCTGTTTTATAATACTTCATAATTAATCAAAAAAAGTTTTAGATAAAGATGTAATAACTTTATTGTTAATATGTTTTCTAAACGTATAAACTATTGCAGAAAATAATACAAAAATTGCACCTACAATTAGATATCCTAAAGCAACACTATTTAAGGCGTTACCTATTGCTAATGCTGCAGAGACTGCCATAAAAAGCAGTCCTACTAAGATAAATCCTCCAACAACAACAGCTTTTACTAATAAACTTACTGAAGATGTTAGTTGCTGAAAAATTTTTAATCGATAATACTCATGAGATTTTTTTAGATACTCTTCTCCCTTATCAATTGCTTGGCTAGATGTTTGGTTGATATGTTCAAAAACAGACATATATTATTTCTGTAATTGTTTATTTCTTGCTTTTAAATCTTTAAGCTTTTTTTCTAAACTTGTTATTACGTCTTCGGCTTTATAACTAGCATCAGACACAACACTTTCTAACTGCGCATCTAAAGTTGCTTTTTTAGACGTTAGTGTACTAGCCACTTGATCTTTTAAATCTAAAGCGCTTGCTGCAATATTTTCTTTAGTTGCAATTGCTTCGTCTCTTAATTTTCTTCTTGTGTTGCTACCTTT from Mesoflavibacter profundi includes:
- a CDS encoding DNA topoisomerase IB, with amino-acid sequence MKTKALNTTIYNQILLEPEKVIEEFDLVYTNPSHLKITREKVKSSFVFKLQNKIINTEEDLKRIQQLVIPPAWQNVKISKLANGHLQAVGRDVKQRKQYKYHQKWNVIRNQTKFYKMVLFAKHLPKIRKKVDQDLDQSHWTKTKVLALIVKLMEETHIRIGNKQYANKNKTYGLTTLRSRHVNTFKDKIQFQFIGKRGKEHSVSIRNKKLIKLINKCEEIPGWELFKYYDKEGNKQTVDSSLINQYLQQISGTLFTAKDFRTWAASIICFETLLDLGLATTTKQIHKNCLTAIDAAAKELGNTRNVCKKYYIHPAILKSYEDRSIKKYFKIAQDLPQKNPYFTAQEHALNQLFKSYKPLIKS
- a CDS encoding hemerythrin domain-containing protein translates to MNIFESIRKDHDTQRDLLDQLVNTSGDTKLRDNIYKKLKKELEVHADAEERHFYKPLISNDMMQEKARHGIAEHHEIDEIIEKLDSTDYDSSAWLKYAKDLKEKVEHHLEDEEHTFFQLAGKVFTQKQKEELATQYKTHMSENL
- a CDS encoding YtxH domain-containing protein, whose amino-acid sequence is MSNNTNSALGLLLGGAIGATLGILFAPDKGSNTRRKLRDEAIATKENIAASALDLKDQVASTLTSKKATLDAQLESVVSDASYKAEDVITSLEKKLKDLKARNKQLQK